GAGTCTTTATAAAATGGATACGACTGAAATATTAGGTACGGATAATTTACATTCTCCAGAAGGAATAATAAAAGAATCTCAAGAAAGAGCAGCAAGAGTTTTTAAGAGTAAAAATACATATTATCTAGTTAATGGAAGTACATGTGGTATACAGGCAGCCATAATGTCTGTATGCAACCCAAAAGATAAAATAATTGTAAATAGAGATTGTCATCAATCTGTTATTAATACACTTATACTTGGAGATATAGAACCTGCATATATATATCCACAAATTGATATTAAAACTAATATATTAATGGGTATAAAAATTGAGGATGCTATAGAGACGATAAATAATAACTTAGATGCAAAGGCAATATTATTAACTTATCCTACTTATTATGGAAAAGTATATGATTTAAAGACAATATGTAATTATGCTCATAGTAAAGGAATGATAGTTATAGTAGATGAGGCTCATGGCGCTCATTTAGGTCTGAGTAACAAACTACCTATGACAGCATTAGAACAAGGAGCTGATATAGTAGTACAAAGTACTCATAAGACATTGCCTTCTTTTACACAGTCATCAATGATACATATTCAAGGAGAAAGAATAAATAAAGAGAGATTAACTTCAATGCTTAGAATGATAGAATCATCTAGCCCATCTTATATGCTTATGTCATCATTAGAATTAGCTGTAGACATATATGAAAAAGAAGGTAAAAACCTGATGGAAGGACTTTTAGACAATATTGATATATTTAAAAA
The Romboutsia ilealis genome window above contains:
- a CDS encoding aminotransferase class I/II-fold pyridoxal phosphate-dependent enzyme, giving the protein MKKAILNKLGEIVNNNLVSFHVPGHKLGKIYDRLGYSNILESLYKMDTTEILGTDNLHSPEGIIKESQERAARVFKSKNTYYLVNGSTCGIQAAIMSVCNPKDKIIVNRDCHQSVINTLILGDIEPAYIYPQIDIKTNILMGIKIEDAIETINNNLDAKAILLTYPTYYGKVYDLKTICNYAHSKGMIVIVDEAHGAHLGLSNKLPMTALEQGADIVVQSTHKTLPSFTQSSMIHIQGERINKERLTSMLRMIESSSPSYMLMSSLELAVDIYEKEGKNLMEGLLDNIDIFKKNMEKYEHINIYNDNDRTKIFISSKELGMTGYELDEMLRINYNVQVELSNYYGVLLICTIGNDRADFKSLEHALEDISLNHANNKNIGYIEYPMNIPVKELSPREAFYNEKKSVKIDDSIGKICGEYIIPYPPGICLVSPGEIITKEIIDYILVCHKKGMNISGMKDSNLEYVQIIENNFKG